aAATCTCATGTTTGCTCACACAAATTCTTAAAGCTCAGAAATTCTGCTAAATGTCtgcttttatattccacagaagaaagacatttGGGTTTCAagcaacatgaaggtgagtaatatattatatactttttatattcaaGTATCAAAAGATAGAATTGGTCATAAAAGGTGAGTATATGAAATAAAAcccatattaaaaatacattgttctacactaccaatcaaaaagTTGGAcacatgatttttcaaagttgtgaataaaattattattggattattgttaggggtgcacgataaatatcggctcATAATTCAttcgcatctcgtcagtaaagccggttctctaatcagcggtaaattccatcaggtgcgtgatttcacagagcagctgttactacacagagctgttgttaactgacaagctgcagaaatccacgttcattatcagcgttgATTTGCACAGCGTGTCAGTTAACaacagctttactgacgagatgcgcattaattatcagctgatatttatcgtgcacttctattatatatatatatatatatatatacatatacacacacacacacacacacactgtatatgtaCTATTTCAATCTTTCTAATTTAAAAATTCCATGTTAATGTCAatttacttgcagtttctttgttattatttgtgaaatttctgagtgaaaattatttttaggcACATCCTACACCTAAAATTTCTATtcaacaattttcactcagaaaatgcttgaaaatatcataattaattactaagaaacagcaagtagaacagaaacagtatatatatatacatatatatatatatatatatatatatatatatatatatatatatataatatatatatatatatatatatatagtaaaacatgctctaatagtgttttatttacaacatttttttacagtggatacaatctttattgttaataaatgtattataatttaattaatattattgtcaTAAGTATTAAATATctacattttagaataaaagtCATCAAATCTATGTATAAATAACATGAAGTATGTTCatcaattaaaaacacaatttttctaaaaaatctatttttaatgctataaagATCCATAATGAGCtctcaaataataaatatttcaatgttGCTGATAACAGCCGGGCTTTTAAAGACCCATTACTGCAATGTAATCAAAATAAAGCTCTTTATTCGGCCTTACCTTGTAAAGCCTGGAGAGCAGGTGATTGACAGGAGACGGGAAGTCAAATATGCCATCAGCATCCACTGTCGAATTTGCCATGGCTGAGAGAGCGCTGTATCGGAAGAACAGAGTGATCTTGTCACAAACTAGAGGATCTTTGCCATTGCTGCTTATGACATTGATTCTTTCTGAATAGTCTGCAATCTAGAGTATTAATATGAAACTCCACACAAGCAGCAGCAGTAGCTTTAAAGTCAGACGCTAAACTGCAGACGATAAGTGTGTCTTTGTCCTGctttaaaacttaatttgattCAGCTCAAGCAGCATTACAGCGCTTAAGAGCTCATGAAAGAAACATCTGTGTGTCCAAGTTAAGGACTGAGTCTGATCCTCAGCATAGCCAACAGTAAGGTTGTCATTTGAATAGTTGAAAAATTGAGCCCAGGATTCACAAAATAAGAGGTATGCATTTCAAACTATATAGTAGTGTTTCTAAGCTGGTGGGTAGTGACCCAAAAATGTGTTGCAAATCTGTTTAGCTGAGAAAAAACAATGcagaatgcaaaaaataataatgtaatcatGTTAAGCACATGAAATCTTTCTTTGGCAATGTCTGAGCGTCCAGTCGAACTCCGCTgtattttggtgcaaattcatctgtcacttgtTAAAAGCTAGCCATATTACATAAATACTAACACATACAGATTTGCTGCCCTCATGGGAAATGAATGGGTTACTATGGTAACCAGGATTCATTCCCTTTATGCCAAATCACAGCATCAGTATATGATGTGTTGTCTATTGTGAAGTActttaacaacaaacaaataaaatgttttgtacaaATTACTATgcatatcatcaaaaaaaaaatctaaatataataaaagaattaaaaagaaatatatatatatatatatatatatatatatatatatagatgtgtgtgtgtgtgtgtgtgtgtgtgtgtgtgtgcgtgcgtgcgtgcgtgcgtgtgtgtgtgtgtgtgtgtgtgtgtgtattaactgtcctgagaccagtgttattttagtattatttatatactactgttgtgttttattaatattgtaaattaggttttagttttatactttgagttttaattttaatttaagttaaattttacTGTTATGTGTTtgtctaatattatatttttattttagcattacaattaaaaacagatgcatttgcggtttatttaaaaattattttaaacttatcttgtttttatattacattttcttttcttcaatGTAAAAAATgctgctgcatttttaaaaaagcttaaaaactcttgagatcatttaaatatcaaaCTTAAGTAAACTAAAGTTAACTGATAATTTTTATTCAAGCACAAACAAGTTGAAACACCTTATTACTTATTCTAATGTTGAATTCTAATTTGTGGTAATTTTTCACAGCAATCATTTTCAACAGTGTTGCAACTGTGCAGCACTATATTTTGATTCATGATGAATGCTGTGTGGTTGTTGATGTAGGACAGTGATGTTCTTACTCTGGACACTGTGTGATGATCACTGTAGGGTTCAGGACACGGCCAGGACTCGGCTCGCCCGGTGCTTCAATCTGATTGGACAGCTTGTAGCTATTAAAAACACATGGACATCTTATTATATAGTTAATCAGTGTGTATCTGAGATGTTCAGAATAGAGTTACAGAAATGTCACTGACCTTTCCTCTTCGCGCAGAGTAGGTACGCTGTGATACCACTGAACAAACGTCTCATCCGTTCTGAAAATGCTGTTTCTACACGAGGACTGAAGGAGGCGAATTTGAGCAATGACTTCAAACTCCTGAAATCAAGAGGATgtgatgttaatatatttattaaacaactTTCAATCAAGTATATAATCACCATAAACTCACCCGTCGTCTTTTATCGAAGTTGATGAAGCCATTCTGTAAGAGACATTACATTTTGGTTTACATTACACCCTGCAAATGCAACGCTGACTCAGAGTTTTGTTCTGACACTTGATTCTGTCAGATGAGCTTAGACAAACATTGTGAAACCACTGCTATTTTTATACTTCACAGCTGGATGTGCTGATACGGCCTATTGCCCCATTTTTTTAGTTCTGTTAGTCGTGTTTCATGGCGGCTGTGAACTGAACCTCACCTCTAGACGGTCTTTGACTGCAGTGTCCAGCATGGTGAGATCTCTGAGGAAGATGCCCAGGTACGGCACAGTGCCCTGAGCGCACGACTACAAAAGAAATACAGCATTCAGATACATCAAAGATTATAAACACTACATCACACCATAAatacagtgggtaaaataagtattgaacacgtcaccattttctcagcaggattgctttctaattgcTCATCAATTtctgctggtgtcttggctttccatgcctttttgcacctccctttcatcatgtattcagtatttttttcctgggtcattccattttattacacataacttaatttctaaatttatttgtattgatttctttgtatgtatggattacttgggttgttaccgacatctggtgaaattTTCATGTCatcagcacctttagaaatatatttactgagaaaactggtgacgtgttcaatacttattttacccgctgtatatgcatattttttgaTATACATGCACATACTGCCAAGTTTGGGGGAAgattatgtaatgtttttgaaagaagtctgtcatgctcaccaaggctgcatttatttgataaaaaatacaatgaaatgttattattattgcaattgaaatgagctgttttctgtttaaatatgttttcaaatgtaatttattcctgtgatactaagctaaattttcagcatcattactccagtcttcagtgtcgcatgaataatcagaaatcattcaaatttactgatttacagtacattatgctgtaaacattatttgctgctttcttgattttttttttttttgtaattttttttcgaACCTGTAATACttatttcagtattctttgatgaataaaggttagtttttttttttttattaaaaatttatacttttgttcagcaagtatattaaattgatgaaaaaaagtgatagaaaattttaaattgtaatatttccacaatatgactgttttactgatttttttcaaataaaagcagacttgatgagcataatagatttctttaaaaacattacaaatcgtactgatcccaaacttttaaacagtagtatatattatcattatttataataatatttatatttctatattaatatataataaaatctaatatgttataatatattgaatgtatatttatttaaggaTGCTTACCCCTGTAAATCTCCTGTTGTTGATTTTAGTGTCAAGGTTTGAAAATTTGGATGTCCCCACCTGTAAAATTAAAGTGCTTTTATTACAGAAAACTTAAATCAATTCAAAGGAAAATAGTTCAGTTCCTGTGTTTGGAAAATGTTTCTGCATGATGCATTTAAATCTGTCCTGTGAAATCTGAATGTGATTTCAGAGCTTTAGTGGAGAGTACTTTTATTACGATtttatggttgttgttgttgtttttttgtcctttttggaccTTCACAATAGTGGTCACTATGATCACTAAAGCTGAATTGctccctttgtgttccacagaaaaaaaaaacaacagcataatgacaagaggatgagtaaataatgacagatttttcatttctgggtgaactgttccttaaaGAACAGCAATAGATAATGAATTACACAACAAGTTTACAGTGTGAGGCATGACTGAATCTGATATTACTCATTCTGTTCATGTCATTCATTCCTCCCTTTAGGCCGTGCTGAATTAATGCAGTGCTCTACAGTGATGAAGCACATCCAATGAGAGCCAGAGAACATCGATTGGCCTGATAGTTTCCCATCAATGCATTGCCATGCTCTATAATAACATTAGAGAAGGCCCGTGTGAATTGGCTGCTTTGTATCGTAGTGTGACTGACCTCTTTGAGAAGCTCGCGGCTCTGGGAGTAGTTGTCTTTCTCAGAGAAGATGTCAGAAAGTTCCTCGTATCTCTTTACAGCTTCTCTGTGGGAGTAGAGGAAAGGACTTTAGTTTATTCTGCACTGCTGTTGTTAAAAATGATGTTACCATTTCATATAATgtgcataattttttacattgcaaTGCAAATTGGAGATATAAATGTGAGTAATATTCcagaaaaaacaagcaaaaaattcattaataaaaataaataaagaaaagtttatattattattaagattgtAATCCTTTTACAATCTtatacagcaaaaagaaaaatctcaccaaattatatttcaaatatacatatattaaaatggaaaatctaTTATGTTTAAATCTTCaaattctagatttttttttaaatgaagtgttcaaaaggggcaagaaaatacatttaattcaaaaattaaaaaatacccaaaacaaaatcaataaatttacaaaaaaaaaataaaaaggtaaatataagaaacataaatgaaatcatataaattaaatgtatctaaagatatatatatgtgtgtgtgtgtgtgtgtgtgtgtgtgtgtgtgtgtgtgtgtgtgtgtgtgtgtgtgtgtgtgtgtgtttgtgtatatatatatttttttctgcataaattTATATTAGACAAATTTCGTCtgatattcatattatattagtcttattttttaaaatatattttacaattatatcaGTACAGTATCTATGATTAATAtactaatttataaatataagaaaaataataaatgaaatcatttaaataaagatgtatatttattgatatgtcaattttcaatatatatatattacattaaatatatattagcaatattttaacccattttttaaaatatatttaaaacattttttttgttatattggaGGAAAATCTGTAGGGCAAGTTGTACTGCACCACAAATAAATATTGACGTGATATTCCTTTAACACATCGACGAGCAGTTTTCTAAGTAAATTCAGACCTGTCTGTTTCCTGCCAGGTCTTTCTCAGTCTGTGGATGGGGTTGCTCTGCAGCGCTGACAGAATGGCATACAGTGAGGAGAAGTTCTTCCTGCTTCTGCAGGCCTGTTTGGGAAACAAACCACACGCTCACGTGAGTCCTTCATTCTGATGGATGACAGTGTTTACAGTGAAACCGCTCTGACCTCTGCGACGCTGATCCATTTCTCCAGCAGTCTGGCCCTCTGTTGGCTCTTCAGACTCATGTTCCACAAGCACGAGGCTGTGACAGCATTTGCTAAGCGATTAAACTGCTTGATAGTAGCTCTGACTGACCAGCACGCTCCTTCCCGGCCCTTCTTATCTCTCTGAGACCAAAGAGACCCCAGACAGTGATAGGGCACCAGCTTCAGAAACAGATCCAaggcaaaacaaaagcatttcatttaagcATGTTACCAACAGGTCCGAGATGCTCACAGACTTTAGAGAGTGAGGTAACTGTAACTCATTTAACTTTTAGTTTCAAATTAATCTCTGGTGTTTTCTGCAGATGTAAAGGCAGCATTTGTGAGCAGTGTGATCAAACTCACTGTCTCGATCCTGGTCAGCTGCTCTGCGATCACACTGGATGGAAACCCCAGGATGCTGGTGGCATCAAACTCCGAGGGATCAGGAGGAGATGTCACACCTTTGGTAGGATCTGTAGGAAATCAGTACATCAATACGAAAAATGGATAATAATTGCTGCTATGGCTATCTAACCTGGAACCAGAATTTACTATTAATGCTTGCTATGTGGAAAatgtcagtaggattttttttaaagaaaataatacttttattcagcaaagattcaataaattgatcaaaagttacagtaaagagtttacattgttacaaaagatttctatttccaataaatgctgttcatcaaagcatcctgaaaataatatatcactgttgtcacaaaaatatgaactgttttcaacatgtttcttgaacagcaaatcagcatattagaataaataatcaatgaagactggagtaatgatgctgaaaattcagctttgcatcacaggaataaattacattttaaaatacattaaaacagagagatgttcttttaaattgcaataatatttttgaccctggaccacaaaaccataagtGTCGATTTTTTAAAATTGCGATGTATGAatcatctggaagctgaataaataagctctccattgatgtatggtttgtaagggTAGGACTatatttgtccgagatacaactatttgaaaatctgaaatctgagggtaaaaaaaaaaaaaaaaaaatttcaaaatattgagaCAATCgcctttaaagatgttttaaagttcttagcaatgcatgttacttatttatggtaaaaaaaaaaaaaaaaaaaaaatacaaaatatcttcatggaacatgatctttccttaatatcctaatgatttttggcataaaataaaaatctatcattttgacctatacaatgtattgttggctattgctacaaatataccagtgCTACTTATGCTCCAATGgtcacattttacaatattatagatattactgtatttttgatttaataaatgcagccttggtcagcatacaagacttctttcaaaaacattttaaaaatcttgtagaccccaaacttttagatAAAACTGTTAATGAGCTTAcagcttttaaaaatcattttatagtgCAATTTCTAGCCACTTTCTATGACTTTTCTATgactttttaattacaatttccAGGTTTTGATAATTTGATAATTTGGTCCTCAAATTATTGTGGCATAAACAAAGGTCAGTAGAATCTAAAAATGATAAGGAAAAGCTTAGAGACTTTTGTTGTCATTGGCTATAATAACTTTCACTTCAAtggaaatttgcatttttttctgtatttcagaACTACAGAACTTCATGTTATTACATTGCTACAACCAAAATGAAACACTGAGGTACAAATCCATGTTCTTGTGACAGGCGGGACAGGTGGTTGTAAGAGGTACTGATAAAATAACCTCTACTGTCTgtcacaaacatacaaaaaactgtgaaatgtcACCTTTGTCAAAGGGACAAATATCCTGACCTGAGAGCGAGCCGGACAGCAGGGTTTTCTCTCTCAGTTCCTCAGCTATCCTCAGCAGTCGGCCTTTGATTTCTGCACCCGAGGTGTCACCGGGAAGCAGAGGGGCCAAGCGCAGCAGGCAGGAGGGATCGTTCAGAGAGCGAAAATCCTCGGGATAGTCACTCAGCCATGTGCTGAACACCGTACACACCGCCCTGAACACAGCAAATGTGAATAAACACTCCACAATGCAGTTTAAAAGACATAACCGGCTATTAATAACTTCTGTTTATAGCTTGTTGTGTATCTATAGTAGTACATACTTGTTGAACATCTGACGAGTGTTACTATTGCTCTCCCCAGGAGGAATTCCCAACCTAGAAAATAGTTCATATTGAAATTGGGGGTTCATTTAACTGTAATATCAGTTAGTATTGCCAATAATTACCaaattttattagtaaaaatgttatattattgcaaatatatattacagtttttctcagtcgctttggtacatttctcgaatcatcctaGACATTTGCGAAACAGttagtgcatttctcaaaacaactcgtacaaataacaaaacaacatggattacctgcaaaagccagtctcttgctcaaaatccttagttcatctctcaaaaataaatatctgtgtcaatgaacatgtcagtgccatcagaatgacaaagtccttgtgtcattgtgtacggataagacagtcaaattgcttagtcatgttgtcaatataacattgtactctggagggatgttctgatgtaaactatggcaacattttggatgacgtttactgtattgaacattatgccatatgcttatgtatgccatatatccatttcaaaagtacaaatttacacattactgtatgtcctctgtctatacagtatatgctttctaactgaagattcatgagatgaacctttgagctatttcagagaactggtttatcattggttgatctacattctcttcattagtcaagattcacttgcacaattcatgccgaatttacaaaaagtctaataataatgtgtaaaacaaaataaacaaatgtgtttggcagtttatgacaactagatgaaccattttgcatttaatgacttgtacgatgaactaaagactggatgttttgaggggtaagactattgcacagaaaactatataatacattttgagcaacatgacattagcaactgataatgtaggaaaccgcagataaatgtgcataatcaattgcacgaatgtacaaaagcaatcacaacttgttcaaaagaatgagaaactggtttctagatgatgtggaggttgtacaagtagttttgagaatttcatttctgatctgagaaatgcactgtgactgagaaaaactgtaattataaaaatatgtatatatgcgtgtgtatagaacgatagatagatagatagatagatagatagatagatagatagatagatagatagatagatagatagatagatagatttgtttTATGCAATTGTACTTGTATGTTGCTGAATTTAATAtcaccaacaaaaaataattgcaaatgtaTCATCAGTATTTGATATCTGAAAGAACATGACTTTATTACTTTACATGCTCTGTACCTGTCAATCAGAATGTCAAGCACTCTCTGGGTGGAGGTGAAGGAGCGATAGGTGGAGAGGAAGATGGAGATGAAGGAGGAGTCGCCCATGCAGAAGGAATGAAGGAGATGGAGGGCCAGCTTTTCCTCTGTCCCTGCTTTGACGTGCTGAGAGCGGGATGCTGTGGACTGGGAAGAGACGGGTGAAGATGTCAGGGCAGAACTTCTGGAACATACAGCACTGAACGTTACTTGGGAAGATGGGGCTCACCTGCGGGCCGGCGGGGGAACTGTGCCCTTGTTTTACCACCACAGTGTATATGATGCCATCTTCCGCCATTTCAGACACAGTGGACTGAAGCAGAGAGAGACCAGAGTAAGTAAGCAGTCAATTTTCAAACAGCCTTCCACTATACTTATTACAAGCTCACTAGGTTAGGGGACTTTCTCTTGGTCACAATAATTAAACCTTGCTCGTTCCCTGTGGAAATCTTTTGTCTTACATAACCATTCTTTCAATTAAAGGCATAATTTCTGCTCTGCTTCAGTTTATTTGCCAATGACCCACCCACTTCACTAACATgagatgtgattaatcacagttttagtatttacttgcctttttatatcattttacatgCAATGAATTAAGACTTGTGTGGAAAAGCACAGTTTAATAAATGTGTAGACTTTCATTTTCAGTCTAtccaaaagtaataaataatcatttttgcacagacatactgtatactaccattcaaaagtttgagatcagtaggatttttataatgattttgtaatctcttatatgctcaccaaggctgtatttatttgatggaaaagtaaaagtaaaaacagtaatatcgtaaaatagtattacaatttaaaataactgttttctatttgattatatatattttaaatgtatttatttatttaactgttaatttgttgaaaaacatgatacatttttttttaggattaatataaagttcaaaagaacagcaataatttaaaatagtttttaatcagttaaatgcattcttgctgaataaaaatattaatttactttaaagtccccatgaaattaTAATGgtagttttttgtcttttagtaTGAATATGTTAGCCTTAAGGTTATCTATTACCTAGTGTGCTCcataacaatgacaaaatttgcatttacaagatataagcattcaaatcGTACAGTCTCTAACTTCCGCCAATATGGGACACCGATTTTGATGACATCGCCTCGCACTTCAGCTTCTCAtcaccaatcaaatgctctctagaatcattataatcattatataacAACTGTTTTGCTTCAGTAacagtttcatattgaatctaaagtggtaatctattagactgtggctgtcaagcGCTTTACTGAGCTCAACGGTGACAGAAACAATgctattggctatttaaaaaaggGGGTGGTGCTGCTTGATATGTCCAGCCCTGTCTTCCTGTTTCCGTTGAAATTACGTCaacacatagaataatgctgcatGTTTCAGGGCACTTCAGTGGatctttaacaaaaatattactgaccccaaaattttaaatagtgaaactcaatacaaaaatgaaaactaaatattttactcaatat
This genomic stretch from Cyprinus carpio isolate SPL01 chromosome B16, ASM1834038v1, whole genome shotgun sequence harbors:
- the LOC109069539 gene encoding ral guanine nucleotide dissociation stimulator-like 2 isoform X4, whose product is MKTGRQITHSSQSKCILTSSTKIGEPSPMKTTWYCPLDLSTVSEMAEDGIIYTVVVKQGHSSPAGPQSTASRSQHVKAGTEEKLALHLLHSFCMGDSSFISIFLSTYRSFTSTQRVLDILIDRLGIPPGESNSNTRQMFNKAVCTVFSTWLSDYPEDFRSLNDPSCLLRLAPLLPGDTSGAEIKGRLLRIAEELREKTLLSGSLSDPTKGVTSPPDPSEFDATSILGFPSSVIAEQLTRIETDLFLKLVPYHCLGSLWSQRDKKGREGACWSVRATIKQFNRLANAVTASCLWNMSLKSQQRARLLEKWISVAEACRSRKNFSSLYAILSALQSNPIHRLRKTWQETDREAVKRYEELSDIFSEKDNYSQSRELLKEVGTSKFSNLDTKINNRRFTGSCAQGTVPYLGIFLRDLTMLDTAVKDRLENGFINFDKRRREFEVIAQIRLLQSSCRNSIFRTDETFVQWYHSVPTLREEESYKLSNQIEAPGEPSPGRVLNPTVIITQCPDALSAMANSTVDADGIFDFPSPVNHLLSRLYKHVKSPSVSCLDVDSSPPPNDATTSVLTTPTTAVKSHRRSVSCGNNPTNNKPEAGPDMRIVRIRMDLHDGNLYRSILVTSNDKTPTVISSALEKHNQNAQEASKYELIQLLPEGKELIIPPTGNVFYAMSSASVDFLLRRRGGNTPTGSPTLGNETSATFPRIKAKGRRLVRTLF
- the LOC109069539 gene encoding ral guanine nucleotide dissociation stimulator-like 2 isoform X2, which produces MLPRSMKTSGVELPGVGPREVPLIGYRPLQPEVDGHKDQLWKENENREADHTQGEPSPMKTTWYCPLDLSTVSEMAEDGIIYTVVVKQGHSSPAGPQSTASRSQHVKAGTEEKLALHLLHSFCMGDSSFISIFLSTYRSFTSTQRVLDILIDRLGIPPGESNSNTRQMFNKAVCTVFSTWLSDYPEDFRSLNDPSCLLRLAPLLPGDTSGAEIKGRLLRIAEELREKTLLSGSLSDPTKGVTSPPDPSEFDATSILGFPSSVIAEQLTRIETDLFLKLVPYHCLGSLWSQRDKKGREGACWSVRATIKQFNRLANAVTASCLWNMSLKSQQRARLLEKWISVAEACRSRKNFSSLYAILSALQSNPIHRLRKTWQETDREAVKRYEELSDIFSEKDNYSQSRELLKEVGTSKFSNLDTKINNRRFTGSCAQGTVPYLGIFLRDLTMLDTAVKDRLENGFINFDKRRREFEVIAQIRLLQSSCRNSIFRTDETFVQWYHSVPTLREEESYKLSNQIEAPGEPSPGRVLNPTVIITQCPDALSAMANSTVDADGIFDFPSPVNHLLSRLYKHVKSPSVSCLDVDSSPPPNDATTSVLTTPTTAVKSHRRSVSCGNNPTNNKPEAGPDMRIVRIRMDLHDGNLYRSILVTSNDKTPTVISSALEKHNQNAQEASKYELIQLLPEGKELIIPPTGNVFYAMSSASVDFLLRRRGGNTPTGSPTLGNETSATFPRIKAKGRRLVRTLF
- the LOC109069539 gene encoding ral guanine nucleotide dissociation stimulator-like 2 isoform X5, encoding MATWGVFWKPVGKQSLFTLGEPSPMKTTWYCPLDLSTVSEMAEDGIIYTVVVKQGHSSPAGPQSTASRSQHVKAGTEEKLALHLLHSFCMGDSSFISIFLSTYRSFTSTQRVLDILIDRLGIPPGESNSNTRQMFNKAVCTVFSTWLSDYPEDFRSLNDPSCLLRLAPLLPGDTSGAEIKGRLLRIAEELREKTLLSGSLSDPTKGVTSPPDPSEFDATSILGFPSSVIAEQLTRIETDLFLKLVPYHCLGSLWSQRDKKGREGACWSVRATIKQFNRLANAVTASCLWNMSLKSQQRARLLEKWISVAEACRSRKNFSSLYAILSALQSNPIHRLRKTWQETDREAVKRYEELSDIFSEKDNYSQSRELLKEVGTSKFSNLDTKINNRRFTGSCAQGTVPYLGIFLRDLTMLDTAVKDRLENGFINFDKRRREFEVIAQIRLLQSSCRNSIFRTDETFVQWYHSVPTLREEESYKLSNQIEAPGEPSPGRVLNPTVIITQCPDALSAMANSTVDADGIFDFPSPVNHLLSRLYKHVKSPSVSCLDVDSSPPPNDATTSVLTTPTTAVKSHRRSVSCGNNPTNNKPEAGPDMRIVRIRMDLHDGNLYRSILVTSNDKTPTVISSALEKHNQNAQEASKYELIQLLPEGKELIIPPTGNVFYAMSSASVDFLLRRRGGNTPTGSPTLGNETSATFPRIKAKGRRLVRTLF
- the LOC109069539 gene encoding ral guanine nucleotide dissociation stimulator-like 2 isoform X6; translated protein: MKTTWYCPLDLSTVSEMAEDGIIYTVVVKQGHSSPAGPQSTASRSQHVKAGTEEKLALHLLHSFCMGDSSFISIFLSTYRSFTSTQRVLDILIDRLGIPPGESNSNTRQMFNKAVCTVFSTWLSDYPEDFRSLNDPSCLLRLAPLLPGDTSGAEIKGRLLRIAEELREKTLLSGSLSDPTKGVTSPPDPSEFDATSILGFPSSVIAEQLTRIETDLFLKLVPYHCLGSLWSQRDKKGREGACWSVRATIKQFNRLANAVTASCLWNMSLKSQQRARLLEKWISVAEACRSRKNFSSLYAILSALQSNPIHRLRKTWQETDREAVKRYEELSDIFSEKDNYSQSRELLKEVGTSKFSNLDTKINNRRFTGSCAQGTVPYLGIFLRDLTMLDTAVKDRLENGFINFDKRRREFEVIAQIRLLQSSCRNSIFRTDETFVQWYHSVPTLREEESYKLSNQIEAPGEPSPGRVLNPTVIITQCPDALSAMANSTVDADGIFDFPSPVNHLLSRLYKHVKSPSVSCLDVDSSPPPNDATTSVLTTPTTAVKSHRRSVSCGNNPTNNKPEAGPDMRIVRIRMDLHDGNLYRSILVTSNDKTPTVISSALEKHNQNAQEASKYELIQLLPEGKELIIPPTGNVFYAMSSASVDFLLRRRGGNTPTGSPTLGNETSATFPRIKAKGRRLVRTLF
- the LOC109069539 gene encoding ral guanine nucleotide dissociation stimulator-like 2 isoform X1, encoding MKTGRQITHSSQSKCILTSSTKIVSLGRDYVFVQPMATWGVFWKPVGKQSLFTLGEPSPMKTTWYCPLDLSTVSEMAEDGIIYTVVVKQGHSSPAGPQSTASRSQHVKAGTEEKLALHLLHSFCMGDSSFISIFLSTYRSFTSTQRVLDILIDRLGIPPGESNSNTRQMFNKAVCTVFSTWLSDYPEDFRSLNDPSCLLRLAPLLPGDTSGAEIKGRLLRIAEELREKTLLSGSLSDPTKGVTSPPDPSEFDATSILGFPSSVIAEQLTRIETDLFLKLVPYHCLGSLWSQRDKKGREGACWSVRATIKQFNRLANAVTASCLWNMSLKSQQRARLLEKWISVAEACRSRKNFSSLYAILSALQSNPIHRLRKTWQETDREAVKRYEELSDIFSEKDNYSQSRELLKEVGTSKFSNLDTKINNRRFTGSCAQGTVPYLGIFLRDLTMLDTAVKDRLENGFINFDKRRREFEVIAQIRLLQSSCRNSIFRTDETFVQWYHSVPTLREEESYKLSNQIEAPGEPSPGRVLNPTVIITQCPDALSAMANSTVDADGIFDFPSPVNHLLSRLYKHVKSPSVSCLDVDSSPPPNDATTSVLTTPTTAVKSHRRSVSCGNNPTNNKPEAGPDMRIVRIRMDLHDGNLYRSILVTSNDKTPTVISSALEKHNQNAQEASKYELIQLLPEGKELIIPPTGNVFYAMSSASVDFLLRRRGGNTPTGSPTLGNETSATFPRIKAKGRRLVRTLF